ACAGCTCAACATGATGGCTGCTTGGAGCGCCGAGTCCGATCTCATCTGTCTGCGCTCCTATGCTGCCGGTGCCAACATCATCACCCTCTTCGATGGCGGCAAAGGCGGTGCCAAGGGCGGCATCGCGGCGATCGTCAACATGGGATTTCTGAGCAGCTTGCGCACCGGCGCCGCCAGCGGCGTTGCCGCGAAATATCTCGCCCCGGCAAGTAGCAAAGTATTGGGCGTCATTGGTCCCGGCTGGCAGGCGACGTTTCAGGTGGAGGCCATCGCCGAAACCTGCGATATCGAGCAAGTGGTGGTCTGGGGCCGTACGCCGAAGCGGCGCAACGACTTCATCAAGCAAATGAGCAAAATCGTCAAAGCCGACTGGAAGGAAGTCGACACCATCGACGAGGTCGAGAGCGTATCGGATATTCTCGTGGTGTCGACCGATTCGTCAACGCCGGTGGCCACCGGCAATAGCCTCAAGAACAACGTGCTGGTCGCCTCCATCGGCGCCAACTCAACGGTCAAACACGAAGTGTCGCAGAACTTGATACGGCGCATGGACTACATCGTCGTCGACGACGTCGCCGCCGCCAAAGCCGACAGCGGCGATCTGGTCGAAGCCTGCCAAACCAGCATCGGCCGCTGGGAGGATATTGTCCCGCTGGAAAAAGTCATCGCCGAGGGTGTGCCGCAGCCGCGGCCGAAGCGAATCTTCTTTCAGTCCAACGGCATCGCCGACGAAGACTTGGCCGTCGGCAAGTACGTCGTCGATCAAGCCAAGCGAAAAAAGATCAAGCTAAAGATTGTGACCGAGATCTAAAGACCGAACGCAATCATCTCTCGCAACGGCGCAAAGGACGCCAAGTTCGGATGTTCAATTCTTCTTTGCGGTCTTTGCGCCTTTGCGCGAGAAAATTCGAGTCATAGTATGGCAAAATACCACGGCGAACTCGGCCTCCAATTCGTCATGCATCTCGCGAACCATTACACCCTGCGCGATCTTGTGCGTTTGGCGCAACTCGGTCACGATAAAGGATTTTCGCAAATCTGGGTCAACGACAATGTGCGTTATCGCAATCAGATGGTCGTGCTGGCGGCGATCGCCTCGCACGTGCCCATTCGCCTCGGTACAGCGATCATGGTGCCCTACTTTCACAATCCGTTGGATATCGCGGATGCCTTTGGCGCGCTCTCCGAGCTATGCGAAGGCCAGGAGATCAGCGTCGGCGTCGCCCGCGGCGATCTCGGCCAATCGCCGCAGCATGTCCAGCCGCTCAAGCCCATCGCCATGGTGCGCGAAACCGTGCAGCTTTTGCGGCGGGCTTTGCATGGCGAAGAATTCGCCTACGCAGACTATCCTTTCTTAATTGATTTCTACCGCCTCAATCCCAAAGGCAAATTCAAGCTCGCGTTCGAACCCCAAAGCACTTTTAAATTCTACGGCGGCGGCAATGGTCCGCAGGCGTTACGCATGTGCGGCCGAGTGATGGACGGCTTGATCAGCTCCGGAACTTACATTCCAATGCTGAAGGCTGGCCGACAGAAAGGCATGCTCGAAACCGCAGAAAGCGCCGCTGCGGCATCAGGCAAAAAGCTGCGCAAGATCTGCGAGCTCAACGTATCGATCGCCAAAACGCACGACGACGCCATGAATTTCCCGCGCCGCCAGGTGGCGCACTCGATATTGCAGTGGGAAGCGTTAGGTTTTACGCCCGAAGAGTACGCCCGCATGGGCGTGCAGAGAGAGCAGGTCTTGAAGTTGAGAGACGCGTTTGAGTCCGGCGCCACGGTCGAACAAGCGTCAACCCTGGTCAGCGATCACATGGTGCGCTGTTACTACGCCGCCGGTACGCCCGAAGAAGTGCGCGACCAAATCATCGAGCTCACTGGCGCCGCCGGCGAGCTTGGTTACGACCACGTGGCCTTCGCCAAGCTCGGGCCGGACTACGAAGAAGCCATTAACCTGTTAGCAAACCAAGTCGTGCCGGCGCTGCGTTAAGCCATCAGTTCCGCTGGCTTGAACGTTTGGAACGGCTTGAGCGGCTGGAACCGCAACCCCTCAGGGTTTGACAAACTTCAAAACAAAGCGATCGCTACGAATGACTATCGCGCTGTGCCTGGTCCACGTCGTGACGCAACAGATTCCAGATTTCATCGACGCAGCGGCCGAATTCGGGCGTGCGCGTGCTTTGCATGGTGCG
This region of Deltaproteobacteria bacterium genomic DNA includes:
- a CDS encoding ornithine cyclodeaminase family protein produces the protein MHVVRIFSGTIGAVLHDRIVNPKTATVKSKAVGVYTVRRTRQGKFILPPARPWAIDRIEGNGPMTLIISEPQTRKLIDMPAAVKLVEQIFRARAAGKTRNVPRRRLKGSQKQLNMMAAWSAESDLICLRSYAAGANIITLFDGGKGGAKGGIAAIVNMGFLSSLRTGAASGVAAKYLAPASSKVLGVIGPGWQATFQVEAIAETCDIEQVVVWGRTPKRRNDFIKQMSKIVKADWKEVDTIDEVESVSDILVVSTDSSTPVATGNSLKNNVLVASIGANSTVKHEVSQNLIRRMDYIVVDDVAAAKADSGDLVEACQTSIGRWEDIVPLEKVIAEGVPQPRPKRIFFQSNGIADEDLAVGKYVVDQAKRKKIKLKIVTEI
- a CDS encoding LLM class flavin-dependent oxidoreductase translates to MAKYHGELGLQFVMHLANHYTLRDLVRLAQLGHDKGFSQIWVNDNVRYRNQMVVLAAIASHVPIRLGTAIMVPYFHNPLDIADAFGALSELCEGQEISVGVARGDLGQSPQHVQPLKPIAMVRETVQLLRRALHGEEFAYADYPFLIDFYRLNPKGKFKLAFEPQSTFKFYGGGNGPQALRMCGRVMDGLISSGTYIPMLKAGRQKGMLETAESAAAASGKKLRKICELNVSIAKTHDDAMNFPRRQVAHSILQWEALGFTPEEYARMGVQREQVLKLRDAFESGATVEQASTLVSDHMVRCYYAAGTPEEVRDQIIELTGAAGELGYDHVAFAKLGPDYEEAINLLANQVVPALR